Proteins encoded by one window of Winogradskyella sp. PG-2:
- a CDS encoding RluA family pseudouridine synthase, protein MFKTDNFLFHPLELDIPVELPKQFTYPFYYEPHSLCVKASEEVKAYLKAQTDFEHNFGLDEAKVGLKIGKMFGVMIVETTDDQLGYIAGFSGKLAESNHIEGFVPPIFDTLNEDGFYKQNEAYLNNLNSKIETLEQTPELKKAEINLKQTKLEAIRKLSDFKKNAKEEKQKRKQIRAELKLRFSATVNEVLFKELEQQSIQSNIDLKYLKLNLEKSIEKAKKAFIDMIRPIEVLKQERKTLSTSLQKQIHEQYCFLNGNGETKYLIDIFTSTKSSQPPVAAGECAAPKLFQYAYKNKLKPIAMAEFYWGISPTAEVRKHGQFYPSCRGRCEPILGHMMQGLDVEPNPIETAGKFSGELEIIYEDDYLLILNKPNEFLSVPGKTITDSVLARMQKYLPNATGPLLLHRLDMSTSGLMLVAKNEKTHKNLQKQFVNRTIKKQYVALLNGVIDSKEGTIDLPLRVDLNNRPRQLVCYEHGKSATTNFEIVEVKNNKTRVHFYPITGRTHQLRVHSAHHLGLNTPIIGDDLYGAVSNRLHLHAESLSFEHPVKREWVSFYCEAPF, encoded by the coding sequence ATGTTTAAAACTGATAATTTCCTTTTTCATCCTTTAGAATTAGATATTCCGGTAGAATTACCAAAACAATTTACATACCCATTTTATTACGAACCTCATTCGCTTTGTGTTAAGGCTTCAGAAGAAGTAAAAGCGTATTTAAAAGCACAAACAGATTTTGAACATAACTTTGGCTTAGATGAAGCTAAGGTTGGTCTTAAAATTGGGAAAATGTTTGGTGTAATGATTGTTGAAACCACTGACGATCAATTAGGATATATTGCGGGATTTTCTGGAAAACTAGCAGAAAGTAATCATATAGAAGGTTTTGTACCACCAATTTTCGATACATTAAATGAAGATGGGTTTTATAAGCAAAATGAAGCCTATTTAAACAACTTAAATAGTAAAATTGAAACTTTAGAGCAAACCCCAGAACTTAAAAAAGCTGAAATTAATCTAAAGCAAACAAAACTTGAAGCTATTCGAAAGCTTAGTGATTTTAAAAAAAATGCAAAAGAAGAAAAACAAAAACGTAAACAGATTAGAGCAGAGTTAAAGCTAAGATTTTCGGCTACAGTCAATGAAGTACTGTTTAAAGAACTTGAACAGCAAAGTATTCAGAGTAATATTGATTTAAAATACTTAAAACTAAATCTTGAAAAGTCTATTGAAAAAGCTAAAAAAGCTTTTATAGATATGATTAGACCTATTGAAGTATTAAAACAAGAACGTAAAACACTTTCTACAAGTTTGCAAAAACAAATACATGAACAGTATTGTTTTTTGAATGGTAATGGTGAAACTAAATATCTAATAGATATTTTTACAAGTACAAAATCGAGTCAACCTCCAGTTGCTGCAGGTGAATGTGCAGCTCCAAAGCTGTTTCAATATGCTTATAAAAATAAATTGAAGCCAATTGCAATGGCAGAGTTCTATTGGGGAATTTCTCCTACAGCTGAAGTTAGAAAACATGGTCAGTTCTATCCGTCTTGTCGTGGCAGGTGCGAACCTATTCTTGGACATATGATGCAAGGTTTAGATGTAGAACCAAACCCTATTGAAACAGCTGGTAAGTTTTCAGGTGAATTAGAAATAATCTATGAAGATGATTATTTATTAATACTAAATAAACCAAACGAGTTTTTATCTGTACCAGGGAAAACCATAACTGATTCTGTCCTAGCAAGAATGCAAAAATATTTACCCAATGCTACAGGCCCTTTATTATTACATCGTTTAGACATGTCAACTTCAGGATTAATGTTGGTTGCAAAGAATGAGAAGACTCATAAAAATCTTCAAAAACAATTTGTAAATCGTACTATTAAAAAGCAATATGTTGCTTTGTTAAATGGTGTCATAGATTCTAAAGAAGGTACTATAGATTTACCACTTCGAGTAGATTTAAATAATAGACCAAGGCAATTGGTATGTTATGAGCATGGGAAATCTGCAACTACTAATTTTGAAATCGTTGAGGTTAAGAATAATAAAACAAGGGTACATTTTTATCCAATAACTGGTAGAACACATCAGTTGCGTGTTCATTCTGCTCATCATTTAGGATTAAATACTCCTATTATTGGTGATGATTTGTATGGAGCCGTTTCTAACCGCTTACATCTCCACGCAGAATCTTTAAGTTTTGAGCATCCTGTAAAACGTGAGTGGGTTAGTTTTTATTGTGAAGCTCCTTTTTAA
- a CDS encoding LamG domain-containing protein gives MKHFSTKLVIKIVTLLFVTNFYGQSDIVESYAILNINSLGNTYYDLNFETANPNFNGADLGTFSPGESLILNGAENQTYKCGTHNIMNGFIDYRIYLTTDTPGSFIPSQILFNVDDGTNNFCGGTSIDQTWESSGANIDVLNGLTSGDYFLEVYTRADADHNNDNIADNILYNSNSGLNFRASFRVDNPPVANCQAITVQLNASGNTTITASDINNNSTDDFDTSTLVLSIDNDSFDCSNIGTPVSVTLTVEDSIGQTDTCTALVTVVDNISPIAICQNVSIQLDDSGNASIVAAVIDNGSSDNCGSITLNASQTAFTCADLGTNSVTLTVDDGNGQTATCNATVTVLDPGASSSLTIVSNDIDNEICLGENLTFTATPVNGGTTQSYEWFINGLSQGSTNVPSFTPSTIPSSNYSVFARMTTDISACDPKQSNTLNIIVNALPNIKVSSNIICIDDTSQFASPSSGGSWVSNNTSVASISTTGVITPNNTGNVTFTFTDATTGCSNTTNTVSINGLPTIGSFPFDYKLCAGDIEVLTPTSGGTWISNNPSAASITNSGVITGLSGGNATFTFTNSTTGCSATSNVIEIIDLPNITSLTASDNPICSGNAIILTSNVQTSAINTKSTLVNYNFNSGSDYSQLVDISTTPNINSTFYSASGSDNIPFNTGQGSLGGGFTYNTPRGNALVQVDDWSDGGTYPGSDDSGMWQLDVDGADLVNYSNLKFSFQYRRSNKFGDVKTITVDYRVGNSGAWTTTYITVPRNNAFYTTWRDAIIVLPVSFDNAALVQFRLGVDDGSRFNVCSASDYVNGTCDDNVNGVKDIASADIYIDNVQMEGDTSSTTLEYVWSADSGTDAGLPASATVPSVTNSQITVNPEVSTEYTVTVTNSANCVSTETINVIVYPTPVVSLFADYCPTDIPSTPQDESNMIQLVASADIPISTWEWNTGETGNTIYLDTAGSYEVIGTNSDGCSDGRSIDVAQELAVNGDFSLGNTGFGTDYTYYADVAGNNELVNDDIGPGSPPAYVNGYSITTDGNNVNPNFSGQDHTSGSGNFMAINGHGSQYVLWSQTMDVESGAEYNFAAWARSLNATGPFGQLQFRINGSLEGSQLSLSGYPATDWGRFFGTWTSTIDGPVLVEIVNNQNSSSGNDFGIDDITFTTLSTFINLTSNIGTDNQTACQYSPIVDITYDVGGGLSGPTITGLPAGLTTSFDGLEFAITGTPTATGTFNYTIDSNASCGSKTATGTIIVNTAPIATITTSSGTVCQSDGTITLNATLSGSATNGAWSISGTPIPTTLLGNVASGNYNISTTGSVTFTFTSNDPTGPCESALETVDFNIIPFVQANANPNNINYTLADCSSTIVSLNANNNTGQWTALPNTGYFSDASAYNSDFTGESGTDYTLTWTTTNSSPCASSYDTLLISIPDCGSNIVFDGTEDYISFNDNYNFNSAFTIESWIKYNNDSSLKTVISKRDGLTLNTGYDLTVIGNRLFFRYNTSQVLATVDMSTNKWYHIAISFDGSNYNMYINGFSVLTSTNGSLPTTNSNKALIGAMDRTNASPINYFDGAIDEVRIWNTALTQSQIRVMMNQEIEANGSNVLGSVLQQNIHSGLQWNSLIGYYQMIDGNQSVVANGNIQDISTASPVDGVLNKMSTTQSETAPLPYVSLNNGTWDSASTWLNSATQQMPNSTVNSITGLAQTWNIIVAQHNISIDRSTQVLGLLLENNKLSVTNDQPLIVDNYLKINGVLDLVDQSQLIQPTGSVVDYTGTGNLERDQQGTANLFNYNYWSSPVSDNGSTYTLASTLNDGTTSSNPQPLNWTSSYDANPLTNPITISRRWLNLYENYPENAYADWNAIDENDPIQIGLGYSMKGSGTSNSSQNYTFIGQPNNGTITTPISGDYQALVGNPYPSAIDANTFINDNSSVLEDGTLYFWEHSTTNGSHFLSDYQGGYAARNLTTGIAAVSPPEVNGEGSANKVPGRYVPVAQGFFVTGNSTGGQITFNNSQRIFITEQGSNSLFLRGNASDNSTPNDNQGDDETTRLIRLDFITPENAIRHVVIGFVDNENATDGIDYGYDAINQDNFPNDMSFNIEGEKFVIQGVGEFDETKSYPLDINLTNGGSIEIALNDLENFDDAIDVFIFDALNDIYKRINDTSYQLNLDSGDYSNRFYLVFQENTSLSTTEQQTESILVNFLQNTDEIFVKTPSSINVNQLYLINIAGQTVASWNATNLPMSDTIKIPVKNVSEDSYILKVETNISTVNKKLLIKY, from the coding sequence ATGAAACATTTCTCGACTAAACTTGTAATAAAAATTGTTACACTATTATTTGTTACAAATTTTTATGGACAATCAGATATTGTTGAAAGTTATGCAATTCTAAATATTAATAGTTTAGGAAACACATATTATGACCTAAATTTTGAAACTGCGAATCCAAATTTTAATGGGGCAGATTTGGGAACATTCAGTCCAGGTGAAAGTCTTATCCTAAATGGTGCAGAAAACCAAACCTATAAATGTGGTACTCATAATATTATGAATGGCTTCATAGATTATAGAATCTATTTAACAACAGATACACCTGGTTCATTTATTCCTTCTCAAATATTATTTAATGTGGATGATGGTACTAACAATTTTTGTGGAGGTACTAGTATTGATCAAACTTGGGAATCTTCTGGAGCTAACATTGACGTACTAAATGGATTGACTTCTGGTGATTACTTTTTAGAAGTTTATACAAGAGCTGATGCGGATCATAATAATGACAATATAGCTGACAACATTCTTTACAATAGCAACAGTGGTTTAAATTTTCGCGCAAGTTTTAGAGTAGATAATCCACCTGTAGCAAACTGTCAAGCCATAACTGTACAACTTAATGCTTCTGGTAATACAACTATTACCGCATCTGATATAAATAATAATTCAACTGATGATTTTGATACATCTACTTTAGTTTTAAGTATAGATAACGATTCTTTTGATTGTTCAAATATAGGAACACCAGTAAGTGTGACTTTAACAGTAGAAGATTCAATTGGGCAAACAGATACATGTACAGCTTTAGTAACTGTTGTAGATAATATAAGTCCTATTGCTATTTGTCAAAATGTATCTATTCAACTTGATGATAGTGGAAATGCATCCATTGTCGCTGCCGTTATTGATAATGGATCTTCGGACAATTGTGGTTCAATAACACTTAATGCTTCTCAAACAGCATTTACATGTGCAGATTTGGGTACAAATAGTGTAACACTTACAGTTGATGATGGTAATGGACAGACAGCTACATGTAATGCAACTGTTACTGTTTTAGATCCCGGAGCAAGCTCTAGTTTAACAATTGTATCAAATGATATTGATAACGAAATATGTTTAGGTGAAAACTTAACGTTTACGGCAACTCCAGTAAATGGTGGTACCACTCAAAGTTATGAATGGTTTATCAATGGGCTAAGTCAAGGTAGTACCAATGTGCCATCATTTACACCTAGTACTATTCCTTCTTCAAATTATTCCGTTTTTGCAAGAATGACTACAGATATTTCAGCTTGTGATCCTAAACAAAGTAATACCTTAAATATTATTGTAAACGCGCTACCAAATATCAAAGTGAGTTCTAATATAATTTGTATTGATGACACTTCGCAATTTGCAAGTCCATCTTCTGGTGGTTCTTGGGTAAGTAATAATACTAGTGTTGCTTCAATATCAACAACAGGTGTTATAACACCTAACAATACAGGTAATGTTACATTCACATTTACTGACGCAACAACAGGATGTAGCAATACAACTAATACAGTTTCGATTAATGGATTACCAACAATTGGAAGCTTTCCATTCGATTATAAGTTATGCGCTGGAGATATTGAAGTATTAACACCAACTTCTGGTGGAACATGGATTAGTAATAATCCTTCGGCAGCAAGTATTACAAATTCTGGTGTCATAACAGGTTTATCTGGAGGTAATGCAACGTTTACATTTACCAATAGTACTACTGGTTGTAGTGCAACTTCTAATGTAATCGAAATTATAGATCTACCTAATATAACGTCATTAACAGCATCAGATAATCCAATCTGTTCGGGTAATGCAATTATTCTTACATCAAATGTTCAAACCTCTGCTATAAATACTAAAAGTACTTTAGTTAACTACAATTTTAATTCTGGTTCAGATTATAGTCAGTTAGTAGATATCAGTACAACTCCAAATATTAACTCAACTTTTTACTCAGCAAGCGGATCTGATAATATTCCTTTTAATACAGGTCAAGGTTCATTAGGTGGAGGTTTTACCTATAACACACCACGAGGAAATGCCCTTGTCCAGGTTGACGATTGGAGTGATGGTGGAACATATCCTGGTTCTGATGATTCTGGTATGTGGCAACTAGATGTTGATGGTGCTGATTTAGTAAACTATTCAAATCTAAAGTTTTCGTTTCAATATCGTAGATCTAATAAATTTGGTGATGTAAAAACTATAACTGTAGATTATCGCGTTGGTAATTCTGGTGCTTGGACGACAACTTATATCACAGTACCAAGAAATAATGCTTTTTATACAACTTGGAGAGATGCAATTATTGTATTGCCTGTATCATTTGATAATGCTGCATTAGTACAATTTAGATTAGGTGTTGACGATGGTTCTAGATTTAATGTGTGTTCGGCTTCAGACTATGTTAATGGGACTTGTGATGATAATGTAAACGGAGTAAAAGATATTGCCAGTGCAGATATATATATAGATAATGTACAAATGGAAGGAGATACATCCTCTACTACTCTTGAGTATGTATGGTCTGCAGATTCTGGAACTGATGCAGGATTACCTGCTAGTGCAACAGTACCTTCAGTCACTAATAGTCAAATAACAGTTAATCCAGAGGTTTCTACTGAATACACTGTAACTGTTACTAATTCAGCTAATTGTGTATCTACAGAAACCATTAATGTCATAGTATACCCTACTCCAGTCGTTAGTCTTTTTGCAGACTATTGTCCAACTGATATACCCTCTACACCTCAAGATGAAAGTAATATGATACAACTTGTTGCATCAGCAGATATTCCTATTTCAACATGGGAATGGAATACTGGTGAAACAGGAAATACTATTTACTTGGATACTGCTGGCTCTTATGAAGTTATAGGCACAAATTCAGATGGTTGTAGTGATGGAAGAAGTATTGATGTTGCACAGGAGTTAGCTGTTAACGGTGATTTTTCTTTAGGTAACACAGGTTTTGGTACAGATTACACTTACTATGCTGATGTAGCGGGTAATAATGAGTTAGTTAATGATGATATTGGTCCTGGAAGTCCACCAGCTTATGTTAATGGATATTCTATTACCACCGATGGAAATAATGTAAATCCAAACTTTTCTGGTCAAGATCATACTAGTGGTAGCGGAAATTTCATGGCGATCAATGGGCATGGAAGTCAATATGTATTATGGTCACAAACAATGGATGTAGAAAGTGGTGCTGAATATAATTTTGCTGCATGGGCAAGAAGTTTAAATGCCACAGGTCCTTTTGGTCAACTACAATTTAGAATTAATGGATCTTTAGAAGGATCGCAATTAAGTTTATCAGGTTATCCTGCGACAGACTGGGGCAGATTTTTTGGAACTTGGACATCTACTATAGATGGCCCAGTTTTAGTAGAAATAGTAAATAACCAAAATTCGTCTAGTGGTAATGATTTTGGAATTGATGACATCACATTTACTACATTATCAACATTTATTAATCTTACATCTAATATTGGTACTGATAACCAAACAGCATGTCAATATAGCCCTATAGTTGATATAACGTATGATGTAGGTGGAGGACTTTCTGGTCCAACAATTACAGGTTTACCTGCTGGTTTAACGACATCATTTGATGGTCTTGAGTTTGCTATAACCGGAACTCCAACAGCAACAGGTACATTTAATTATACAATAGATTCTAATGCAAGTTGTGGAAGTAAAACAGCTACTGGTACAATAATTGTTAATACCGCACCAATAGCCACCATTACAACATCATCAGGTACAGTTTGTCAGTCTGACGGTACTATAACTTTAAATGCTACATTAAGTGGAAGTGCTACTAATGGTGCGTGGAGCATTTCTGGAACACCTATTCCAACAACTTTATTAGGTAATGTTGCATCTGGAAACTATAATATTTCTACTACTGGTTCAGTTACTTTTACATTTACATCAAATGACCCAACAGGTCCTTGCGAAAGTGCTTTAGAGACCGTAGATTTCAATATTATTCCATTCGTACAAGCCAATGCTAATCCTAATAATATCAATTACACTTTAGCAGATTGTTCGTCAACTATAGTGTCTTTAAATGCAAATAATAATACTGGCCAATGGACAGCGCTACCTAATACTGGATACTTTTCTGACGCTAGTGCGTATAATTCAGATTTTACAGGAGAAAGTGGTACAGATTATACACTAACTTGGACTACAACTAATAGTTCACCATGTGCTTCTTCATATGACACTTTACTGATTTCTATTCCAGATTGTGGATCTAATATAGTCTTTGATGGTACAGAAGATTATATAAGCTTTAATGATAATTACAATTTTAACTCAGCTTTTACTATAGAATCATGGATAAAATATAATAATGATTCAAGCTTAAAAACAGTAATTTCAAAGAGAGATGGATTAACATTAAATACTGGGTACGACCTAACAGTTATTGGTAATAGGTTGTTTTTTAGATACAATACTAGTCAGGTATTGGCAACTGTAGATATGAGTACTAACAAATGGTATCATATTGCAATTTCATTTGATGGATCTAACTATAACATGTACATTAATGGATTTAGTGTTTTGACATCAACGAATGGATCATTACCAACTACAAATTCCAATAAAGCATTAATTGGAGCGATGGATAGAACTAATGCCTCTCCAATAAATTATTTTGACGGTGCAATAGACGAAGTTCGTATTTGGAATACAGCATTAACGCAAAGCCAAATTAGAGTTATGATGAATCAAGAGATTGAGGCAAATGGATCTAATGTATTGGGCTCTGTACTGCAACAAAATATACATAGTGGCTTGCAATGGAATAGTCTTATTGGATACTATCAAATGATTGATGGGAATCAATCTGTGGTTGCTAATGGTAATATTCAAGATATTTCAACAGCGTCACCAGTTGATGGTGTACTAAATAAAATGAGTACAACACAGTCTGAAACTGCACCACTTCCATATGTTTCATTAAATAATGGCACTTGGGATTCTGCAAGTACGTGGTTAAATAGTGCAACACAACAAATGCCAAACTCAACTGTTAATAGTATTACTGGTTTAGCACAAACATGGAATATTATAGTTGCTCAGCATAATATCTCAATAGACAGATCAACTCAAGTGTTAGGTTTATTGTTAGAAAACAATAAATTATCTGTTACCAATGATCAACCATTGATAGTAGACAATTATCTAAAGATTAATGGGGTTTTAGATCTAGTTGACCAATCTCAACTCATACAACCTACTGGAAGTGTTGTTGATTATACAGGAACTGGAAATTTAGAACGCGACCAGCAAGGAACTGCCAATTTATTTAATTATAATTATTGGTCATCACCTGTAAGCGATAATGGCTCAACTTATACATTAGCAAGTACTCTGAATGATGGTACAACATCTTCAAACCCTCAACCACTTAATTGGACGAGTTCTTATGATGCTAATCCTTTAACAAATCCAATAACAATAAGTCGTAGATGGTTAAACCTTTATGAAAACTATCCTGAGAATGCTTATGCTGACTGGAATGCAATTGATGAAAATGATCCTATTCAAATAGGGCTTGGATACTCAATGAAAGGTAGTGGCACTTCAAATAGCAGTCAAAATTATACATTTATTGGTCAGCCAAATAATGGAACAATCACAACGCCTATTTCAGGTGATTATCAAGCTTTAGTCGGTAATCCATATCCTTCAGCAATAGACGCTAATACATTTATAAATGATAATAGTAGTGTTTTAGAAGATGGTACACTTTATTTCTGGGAACATTCCACTACTAATGGCTCACATTTTCTATCTGATTATCAAGGCGGTTATGCCGCACGTAATTTAACTACTGGTATCGCTGCTGTATCACCACCAGAAGTCAATGGTGAAGGTAGTGCCAATAAAGTACCAGGTCGTTATGTGCCAGTTGCTCAAGGCTTCTTTGTCACAGGAAACTCTACAGGCGGACAAATTACATTCAACAATAGTCAACGTATATTTATAACAGAGCAAGGGAGTAATTCACTTTTCTTAAGAGGTAATGCAAGTGATAATTCAACTCCAAACGATAACCAAGGTGATGACGAAACAACTCGACTTATTAGATTAGATTTTATAACACCAGAAAATGCAATACGACATGTAGTCATTGGATTTGTAGACAATGAAAATGCTACTGATGGTATTGATTATGGCTATGATGCCATTAACCAAGACAACTTCCCTAATGATATGTCTTTTAATATTGAAGGTGAAAAATTTGTTATACAAGGCGTTGGTGAATTTGATGAGACTAAATCTTATCCTTTAGACATCAACTTAACAAATGGTGGATCTATTGAAATAGCACTTAATGATTTGGAAAATTTTGATGATGCTATCGATGTTTTCATTTTCGATGCGTTAAATGATATCTACAAAAGAATCAATGATACAAGTTATCAACTTAACTTAGATTCTGGAGATTATAGTAATAGATTCTATCTTGTGTTCCAAGAAAACACTTCATTATCAACGACAGAGCAGCAAACTGAAAGTATACTTGTAAATTTCTTGCAGAATACAGACGAAATTTTTGTTAAGACACCTTCTAGTATAAATGTAAATCAATTATACCTAATAAACATTGCTGGTCAAACTGTAGCATCATGGAACGCAACTAATTTACCAATGTCTGATACAATTAAGATCCCAGTAAAAAATGTTTCTGAAGATAGCTATATCTTAAAGGTTGAAACTAATATTAGCACAGTTAATAAGAAGCTTTTGATTAAGTATTAA